A DNA window from Bubalus bubalis isolate 160015118507 breed Murrah chromosome 22, NDDB_SH_1, whole genome shotgun sequence contains the following coding sequences:
- the ZSCAN30 gene encoding zinc finger and SCAN domain-containing protein 30 isoform X2: MAGKSAALAYCAPKGQERLIVVKVEEENCVWGQDFGRQGNACSQEAFRQRFRQFGYSDSAGPREALGRLRELCCQWLRPEVLSKEQILELLVLEQFLAILPEELQALFRENRPESGEDAVEMLEELEKELDEPRQQDTAHGQGMTWKEMTSVGALKSPSIQLQPLEKRGKNETQECQAFCERELRSQHFPDGPVVKNSSANAEDTGSIPGQGRSHLPQLNQSSTTTEAHAPPHEKHPSKKRVHCK, encoded by the exons ATGGCAGGGAAGTCTGCAGCCTTGGCCTACTGTGCTCCAAAAGGGCAAGAAAGACTCATCGTGGTGAAGGTCGAAGAAGAAAACTGTGTTTGGGGGCAGGACTTTGGCCGTCAGGGAAACGCCTGTAGCCAGGAGGCCTTCCGTCAGCGGTTCAGGCAGTTTGGCTACTCTGACTCCGCGGGGCCCCGGGAGGCGCTGGGCCGGCTCCGTGAGCTTTGCTGTCAGTGGCTGAGGCCCGAGGTGCTCAGCAAGGAGCAGATCCTGGAGCTGCTGGTGCTGGAGCAGTTCCTAGCCATCCTGCCCGAGGAGCTGCAGGCCTTGTTCCGAGAGAACCGACCAGAGAGCGGAGAGGACGCCGTGGAGATGTtggaggagctggagaaggagcTCGACGAGCCAAGGCAACAG GACACAGCTCATGGCCAGGGAATGACCTGGAAGGAAATGACATCTGTGGGAGCACTGAAGTCACCGAGTATCCAGCTCCAGCCCTTGGAAAAGCGGGGCAAGAATGAGACTCAGGAGTGCCAGGCTTTCTGTGAGAGAG AGTTAAGGTCTCAGCacttcccagatggtccagtggttaagaattcgtctgccaatgctgaggacacgggttccatccctggtcagggaagatcccacctgcctcaacTAAACCAGTccagcacaactactgaagcccatgctccaccaCACGAGAAGCACCCCAGTAAGAAGCGTGtgcactgcaagtag